One genomic window of Panulirus ornatus isolate Po-2019 chromosome 14, ASM3632096v1, whole genome shotgun sequence includes the following:
- the LOC139753181 gene encoding uncharacterized protein, giving the protein MAEPHPQYPNKIHKVTQTGFDGPQLFHHPGTTVYGNVHFEENSFVKEQNKLRSQIEMWLQSGEKPYECDGCNKRFAQKSHLNSHMLVHTGDKKFECDLCGKKFTMESHLNGHMLVHNTEKKFDCEICGKQFVQKSHLNGHMLVHSEKKFGCEICGKRFILESHLNSHMLVHSEKKFACEMCNKSYTHKSHLNSHMLVHCEKKFECEICGKRFIQRSHLNSHRFVHSEEKRFACEVCSKRFSQESYLNSHRIVHTEEKRFECEVCGKRFAQKSHLNSHRFVHSEEKLFECRECGKRFTQEVHLNSHRFVHSEEKKYENQDWGKRFAQENHLNGHRFVHNDLKRHECDKCGKRFVLKSHLNSHKFVHSEERKFECLECGKRFTQKSHLNSHRFVHSEEKLYECEDCGKRFAQQVHLASHRFVHSLEKKFECDECGKRFTQESHLNSHRFMHSEKKGFDYQDCAKLFAPKNHLASLVQVPNEDKTVGYEEAGKIFTPQPYQPPYSYGPLTGQLSDKVRTLWPL; this is encoded by the coding sequence ATGGCAGAGCCCCACCCACAGTACCCCAATAAAATCCACAAGGTGACTCAGACAGGCTTTGATGGACCACAGCTCTTCCATCACCCAGGGACTACTGTGTATGGAAATGTGCATTTTGAGGAGAACTCCTTTGTTAAGGAGCAAAATAAACTACGCTCCCAGATTGAAATGTGGTTACAGTCTggggagaagccatatgaatgtgaTGGTTGCAACAAGAGGTTTGCCCAGAAGAGTCACTTGAACAGCCACATGCTTGTCCATACAGGTGATAAGAAGTTCGAATGTGACTTATGTGGGAAAAAATTCACTATGGAGAGCCACTTGAATGGGCATATGCTGGTTCATAACACAGAAAAGAAGTTTGATTGTGAAATCTGTGGGAAACAGTTTGTTCAGAAAAGTCATCTAAATGGCCACATGTTGGTGCACAGTGAGAAGAAATTTGGTTGTGAAATCTGTGGCAAACGATTCATTCTGGAAAGTCATTTGAACAGTCATATGCTTGTTCACAGTGAGAAAAAATTTGCTTGTGAGATGTGTAACAAAAGTTACACCCATAAGAGTCACCTCAACAGTCACATGTTAGTACATTGTGAAAAAAAGTTTGAGTGTGAGATCTGTGGGAAAAGATTTATTCAGAGAAGTCACCTAAACAGTCATAGATTTGTGCATAGTGAGGAAAAAAGATTTGCATGTGAGGTTTGTTCCAAGCGGTTCTCCCAAGAGAGTTATCTCAACAGCCACAGAATTGTTCACACTGAGGAGAAGAGGTTTgaatgtgaagtgtgtggcaaaCGATTTGCCCAGAAAAGCCACCTCAATAGCCATCGCTTTGTTCATAGTGAGGAGAAACTGTTTGAGTGTAGAGAATGTGGGAAACGCTTTACACAGGAGGTGCACCTCAACAGTCATAGATTTGTGCACAGtgaagagaaaaaatatgaaaatcagGACTGGGGGAAGCGCTTTGCTCAGGAGAACCACTTGAATGGTCACAGGTTTGTGCACAATGACTTAAAAAGACATGAATGTGATAAATGTGGGAAGAGATTTGTTCTGAAAAGTCATTTGAACAGCCATAAGTTTGTCCACAGTGAGGAGAGAAAGTTTGAGTGTCTTGAGTGTGGAAAGCGATTCACTCAGAAGAGCCATCTTAATAGCCACCGGTTTGTACACAGTGAAGAGAAGTTGTATGAGTGTGAGGACTGTGGTAAGCGTTTTGCCCAGCAGGTTCACCTCGCAAGCCACCGATTTGTCCACAGCCTGGAGAAAAAGTTTGAGTGTGATGAGTGTGGAAAGCGCTTCACTCAGGAGAGTCACCTTAATAGCCACAGGTTTATGCACAGTGAGAAGAAAGGGTTCGATTATCAGGACTGCGCAAAGTTATTCGCCCCAAAGAATCACCTCGCTAGTCTGGTACAAGTGCCAAACGAGGACAAGACAGTGGGCTATGAGGAGGCTGGGAAAATCTTCACACCACAGCCCTATCAACCACCATACTCTTATGGTCCATTGACAGGACAGTTGTCAGACAAGGTACGGACactgtggcctctgtag